The Aedes albopictus strain Foshan chromosome 2, AalbF5, whole genome shotgun sequence region ttctagcaccatgttgaagcattccgtcATCCACCCGTGGATCGTCGGgagtttttataccaaaaattgtggaCAGGCTTAGATAGATTGGTCCAGAACTGTGTTACGCTGCCGATGTCCGGAAGGCCTTCTCAATAACCATTAGATGCAATTATTGTAAATctccctttcgttaatgttgaacatcctgttttgttccttccgctccgaacattctccataacgccaAAATCGTTTCGCCAGAGCACTCAACCGATGTAAATGGGTGTTGAGAATCTCAGTAATGTTGACTTgtgtgagatctcggagttttGCGAGCTTcgcctcgttgatcgattcctCTGCTTATACTGCGTTAATCATCCAATCTTTGTCCGCAATGTGGCAATCCGGTTCACCAAACGTCGCATCCACACGGGTTTTTTTTGTGCTGAGGCATGTGCGACTTTCACCGTCTGTATGCGGGCGCTTCAGCAATCCCAGTGTCTTTCCAATAGCCACTGCACTTGTGTATTCAATAACTAACAGTGTTGATCCTTTAGATTCTGTACGGCCTCAAAGTACTATGGCAATATGTCCTGAATgaggatgcttactgcacttgttagCCGATAGCATTTCAGCACTTGTtagaccatggtttcccaaactgtgggtcgcgaccccccaggggggtcgccggccttcatccagggggtcgtgaGAGACAGTAGAATGTTTTACTGTtatagacaacaaatgagggaatttctatggtgggtcgcgaaaagtacgtctgctggcaaaagggggtcgcgctcctgaaagtttgggaacctatgtgtTAGACGATAGCATTGTGCCGAGACATAGCGTCCGTTGAAACGGAACTGTGCGCCTGCTGTGGTCATGTGGAGCACTTTGATCTCGTAGTTACTGTCGTTGCTTATTCGCTGTTAAACCTGGGTGCAGTCGAGTCACGACTTTCACATGTGTCCGTTGTATCAACCTGGTGTaatagttagaacacttgactatcacgccgaggacctgggatcgaatcccactcccaacaaattcACTAAATGTGGATTctcccttcggaagggaagtaaagcgtgggtcccgagatgaactagcgtagggctaaaaatctcgttaatacagataaaaaaaaaaagaattccttctCGAGGTATCGCTCGGTCCTCTCCTTTCTCAATTCCCCCTGTGTTGCCAGTCTGATGTGCTCCACTTCTGGAACGGTGAGCtgtgtacagcttgttcaagtcaagctggttcgcaaagcgagggaatctctcgttgaacatttcTAGCATCCCTGATCTGCCGTACATGTCCGTCTCCATTATCGTACAGACAAAGTAGCAGCATTAATTTGCAATTAAATGCAGATTAATTTATTAGAAACTCTAAAAAGTatggaaaaaatgtttgaaaatctATACtgtcccactcgcataacagttccATTGGTCTTTAcaacacttttgagttaacgttaaaAATCGCGGGTTTTtgtgtcaatgtgtgaaaaaatatCAAATCATGTGCGTCCCATAGTGAAAGTACCCGCTTAACAGTCTCATCATGGATTGCCGTACcctgtaacacaaaactgaataatGTAATTTTGTAGTAAAGTTGTCTCAAGGTATGGCGATTTCCAAAGTTTTACATGGAAacgagttttcaaacttcaaatgattTTTCCTCAGTTCTTCCTTTTCACAAATCAGACTGCAATGCGAGTGATGgccgtaggggagactggggagacttgatcccgttttcttaatttacctgaaactttaagaaaaaacacaatactagatccgatttccatacaaaatggcaggtaaacatctattgcaagttaatacacgacagaaggcctttaaattattgttaaagttttcaaaactgtgttttttatggaggcatgtgttatgatgtatttttcaaaaatgggtgacccctttgatcacatggtttatttaaagggacaATAATCCCAGAATCttcctatttattttcttttcgagttttcttgcattttcgatgaatatggagtgtttgaaattgtaagattgccttaaatttttaagggtatgccgtattttcaaaatggggagacttgatcccccttttcttggtttgtactaaagttataattatctgacacattttatcgttgaatagaatAGAATTCCATGTAAATAGAGggttccgaatagaattttatttttcacatgtataatgtgtgtgtaatcctcgagggatcaagtctccccatgtcactgttatgtatgttatgctgaattaattgaaatatgttaacaacaaccttatttggataaataagtttgaaagaacTTTATTTAAacaatgtgctgtgaaattttgatactatttggttcaattttcacaaagttattgagatttttcggagtcgcctaaaagatttctgaaggactgaaaacaaaccatcagccgttaaaaaataatgcaatgtacaatcgaaatcacttgaagccaaaacatagtcgtttgtccaggagtagttttgaaaaaaaaaatgctcgaagaaaaatgtttttgattccgagcaaatatggggggaacaagtttccccagggatcaagtctcctcagtctcccctatgttTCAACAAAACAGAACTACTATAAGCGCTGTTCTTGCCACCATAATGCATTATTCCCCTAATTAATTATGGATTGCGTTGTATCAGATAGAAAAGCTGATCAGATCacattaattctgctttcaacaCCCAAAAGAACCACGATAGTAAACTAATCAAGGACCCTGGATACCCTGGTTGAGAGATCAATAACGATCATATCACACCAACGATCTCCTCAATTTCACCTCTTTGTTGACCTGCGCTGTCTCAACCGTCTCAACAACAGTACTTGGCGCAACAATCGACCGACCAAGCTCAAAGCGTTCTGTTCTTTTCCGTCCGATTTCCCAACGACACCACCGTATCAAAACCAGATCGCCGCGATGACTGAGACTGACTGAGTGCGACCTGCTGCCTACAATTGAAACGTCCGTTCCCACATTCATAAATAATTCTTTGAAATCATTCGCCGGTGGCTATCTCTAAAATGCGCCGGCGACCCATAACTCTATACATTAATCACTGCACCCTAATCGCTTGGCCGGTGTGGGTCGCATAGGGTCCATTCTTCGAAACTGGCGCAAATTATGATTTTCCGACAAGGCAGCCAGGGCAAATGTCCATTAAGTGCCTACTTCTACCAACAACCTATGAGCCAACGATTTTGGTTCAGTGCTGGGGTCTGCTGGGCTCGCGCCGGGCTACTTCTTATGCTCAAGCGCAACCGGAGGCAACGGATGGCAATTTTTCTCACCATTATCGCGCTTGGATTGGTTTCGCTTTCCTTTGCGAAAAAAAACGGCTGAGTTGATCAACCTAGTTGACTGGATGTGTTTGTATAAATATTCTTTGAGTGCCGTACACTGGAGTAAAGTTGGTAACATTCCGATATCTTCTTCGAtgaatttacaaaatttattcGACGGAAACAATGTCGTTATTTTGCTTTTAGACAATAAAACAATTCATGATATTTAGTCTATAGAACTAGTTATTCACCAACGGATTCACACGTCTAAATACCACACCTTATTAGGAACAAATCAAAATAATCTTTTTATTGCTTTTTAAAAACACTCAAAGgtaaatttacataaaaaaaaatcagtgatgaattttacatataaacacctTCAAGATAGCATTGATTCACGGTTTCAACAATGTATCTAATCTTACCGGAGATATGGATGATGGTTTAAAGTCCGCTTTGCTAGTCCGCAATCTATTTATGTCGTCAACGTTTGCGAAAGCATACCCAATCGTATGTCACAAGTAGCTCCCACGTTATAAATGGACAATACAATAGGCACTGCACAATTGCCTGTTGTGGAGATTTTCGAGTTGAAACAAGCGAACCACATGTCTGCAGCTCACTTCCTTCATAGCGAACAAAATGCAGCAATTTAAAAACTGATGAGAAACTTTTTTTCCCCTTTGTCCATTGCCAGGTCCGAAGGAGTTCCAGTACCGTGGACACAACTATTTCTACAGTGCTCACGTGCCCGCCCTTGCCGATAAGCGAGTAGACTGGCTGGATGGCCGCAACATCTGCCGCGAGTACTGCATGGACCTGGTGTCGCTGGAGACGCAGGAAGAGAACAACCTGATCTTCCGTTTGATCCAGCAGAACGATGTCCCCTACATCTGGACGGCCGGTCGTCTCTGCGACTTCAAGGGCTGTGAAAACCGTCCCGATCTGGAACCCAAGAACGTCTACGGATGGTTCTGGTCCAACAACCGCGAGAAGATCCCAGCTACCAACAAGATCCCGAACGGCTGGGGATACAACCCATGGAGCAAGTCCGGTCACAAGAAGATCCCGCAGCCAGACAATGCCGAATTCGACATCAACCAGACGACCGAATCGTGCCTGTCTGTGCTGAACAACGTGTACAACGATGGCATCGGATGGCACGACGTTGCTTGCTATCACGAGAAACCCGTAGTGTGTGAAGATTCCGAGGAACTGTTGAACTACGTTGCTGCCACAAACCCAGGCATTCGTCTGTAATTCCATAGACTTTAGTATAAACAAATCTTCTAGCCTTAAGTGCCTCTCCTCCAAAACTCATAAAACAAGGACAACAAAAAACTACATTGCCAAGTTTTCCTTCGAAACTATCCCAGTTTTTTTTACACGATGAACATCCGCAAAACATGATTTAGGGATACAATGACTCCACCGCATGTGAAGAGACGAACCCGAACAACTGTATACAAAAATCACAAAAACCTACAAACACTGCAAAATGTTATTCAAATGTATATTTATTTAATGAGTAGAACTTTTTTATGTTTCTCTTACCTGTAACCTGCTGAAGAAGTGAACTGAAATGCAGTCGAGCAGAAGTGTGGAGTCCAAATTATCGACCAATAAAATGTGCAAAAACGGAATTGTTACAGTGAAAACCAACGCCGGAGTTGATCTTATTGCGAAGATGACAATTTCCTTTTCATCTAAACATCTACCTAATTTGTGTtacttccttttttttttttctatcggaTGTTAGATCATTGCGTCTTTTTTGTTGAACTTTTATGGTATGCATTACTCTAACATCGACAGAAAAAAAATGCAGCGCTTTTTCGGGAACAATTCAGCAGTGTCTTCTCCATCGACTAACAACGAAGATATCGAAACAGCCGCATCCAATGTGCCTCTCCAACCGTCCATCGGCTCTCATCACATGATTATAGACGAAATGATTTTGGCAGCAGCGAGGATCAACCGACGTCGGTCCAGATGGCATTCCATCCGTCGTTCTAAACCAGTAGAGAAGTGGGAACATCTCTGCAGGGCTCCTATTCCGGGCACTTTTCTgcaataactcagccaattttaaaccaactgacacaatttttggaatgcggtgagatacgtaTCGTATCTATagccgcccaagtaacaattttgattttatcgaagttttttagcgattcaaaaaccctaaccataaaaccattgaGGCCGACATGAAAGTGCTCTCGAGATCTTATATGCCGCcaaaagcccacgttctggctagttggcccagtcttattatgatctacaggactttGTATGCAAACCGACTTGAGATTTCGGGTTGTATTATGAtatcgtatccccgatacaaccttctaaataaaactaTCTTCtaacttgtcaaatatttgttttccttATTTTTCACTACAcaattagaaaaaatcaccgacttcggtaatgttttaccgaaatctcaaccgttaagtttgttttacaggaaaacatcggtaaaggtagcaacttttaccgaagttcgttagagtttgacagataaacgataacattttacccaattttgtttattttttacagaatttcgttgaaaacccattaccgaacgctcagcggatgagatttcggtaaaaattaccgtgattagacattatgtaatttttcacaGTGCACAGTGCATACCACCGTgcagagagctgtgagcacaacgtGAGTATAAAtaacacgaattttactcacagctctctcactaCTTTGATatacgtctgcgacctttactttatacagcaaacttttagattaaaactacaatctaaaaccccttcaaacatcattttttgatagcatgcttctggactgagatagaatcaacacagagaacagacatccatgctagaacaaattttattcggaaaattgtgtaaggatttgaatctttacttgagtaaggttgcaaaccaatacacgatgacaacactaacgccaccaaacaccatattgccacagtcagtggtgaattgaaacatttcaagtggtgaattaaattagtatgggaaattaaccgattgcagcgccacgctattgccacttgtgttgccgatttcaaatggccgttaaattccttacacagtttcggaactggacttggatgtctgttctctgtggaatcAAGTGAGTATTTTTATTATTCCGTGTTGGGTattatcgaagacggctaataacaagacagacatcttccCTCTTTctccatataccttgggagctacaagcacactagcgccacgaacgacttcagggaacaacatcatgaatgagtgtgcatgtAATGCTACCATTtgcgtgtacgtatttgcatgtacacgcacacaatcatattttaatgttcctgtgaatcgttgagggcgtttcaaccatgtcgcctgcaacagggtgggagctgtctgtcttgttattagccgtcttcggtattatcatcactgcgaccattgttttgatctattgtgacatattccCCATTTAGTCATAAaattgtgagttttaattattgctgtaataaaacaataataaaaatcaaacaaaactaatcagcaatggaattgttacttgggtataactcttgcaagtgagtattcccaacactagtTCATCGTTTTCCGATACCACTGCACTTGCTACAAATATCAAAGAACGTacacattaggcctgtccagcttttcaaaaatgttctctgattctcaagtccacccccatattttgattggcatcctaaaagaagtaactagtcaaaatttcagccaaatccattgaaattaagaggtgcatcaaatcaattttgtgtttttcgactatttttgaacttcaaaaaatcataactactctaaaacatgttaaaacttaattctttcggcagaaattgaaagctatacttgtctgctacaacttctccgaacaacgtgtgccaataaaattgaagggaacatgtgtaattatcacatttgtaatcagaaaaaccttaaaaagctgattttttgacagatttcggtctggaacaccctaatatacctaataagttggatttttcaaaacggcatcatattctccaatattttttggttatttgcttctttgacaccaatgctgtaggagttgagcaagaattactaaaattcgtgaaagtcaaatgtggcctaaaaactagctttttggaggcaatcacgttgtggcgcgaaattgtactgaacgtagtagctttgcttcctagtagtttgccttggctaccccctaccacgggtgataacaaacaagcgcgatgacaggtgttggctatcacatcagtgctgacgcgatgccactttttgcgcgccaaagcgtgattgcacccgcacggtgctccatttaccgttattataaaataaaatataccatcaaaacctgaaacgccattctctttatttatctatcctacacctctgggcaaatttttaaaatcattgttgggcgaaattttgagttacgcccttttaaagggcctaacctctaaaaaaacgtgttttctatagaataacaccacatttcataacaaaatcatgaattaaaggcataaataacaaaaattatcatgaataatattgaaatttggtagtatgcatccatataaatattagtggagtgcattttctatcaaaattggtcattacgtcaatatacggtaggtcttcttagggcctatagaaaacaaacatttcatcggtgtaacaattcaattaaGGACAAACATCATGAAATCCCGCTTACACGGTGCATCATAActttaaacgcacaaatctcaagaaggaagcttcaaacgacagtacattttattattctgttcttgctcacttgtaataagttcaaaataagaagatcaggtgcgctggtttggtttacgaagagatttgtgcgctcgaaatcgtgagtaggtgccaaagtcggccattgtggcgaccatattgggattctaacaagtctgtccttaaaagtatattgtattgtgattccatatgtctatagatgttcatattactctcagtcaaggcgatagtattcatatgcatccagcaccaacatttcaaaaggacgtaactgatcttcaacacaatatcttctcccatagctgtagatcatatctcatctttcccaggacatcaacaaccactatcggaaagaattgcattttccccgtccagtagtggttgtacattgcgtcggagagataaaggtttggtttcagcaagtagtttcgcctttttgaaatgttattgagtttaaataagggcgaaagtaacatgatcgatttctcttcatcgactctctcttctgcaaattatattgacaagatgcaaattcgaACGATTTTTTTCACACTTAGACGCACTTAGACTAGCGATTTTTGACCAAAAAGtgtaaccatacttgcatcttgtcactttaatttgaagaagagagagtcgatgaagagaactcgcgcATGTcgcgtcgcgtcgtgtactgagtacacgcaccatgaaaaatgcacgcttgtgatacacagtgcGAACGTAGTGCCGTTGTAGGTAGTTGAAGACGCGAATGCTCAAGGTGCAATattttctttcgattttttttcatttcgacgttttgtcttctcagccGCAGCATTTCAACAGTGCGTAACAACTTTCCAAAACCACACCTATTTTCAAAGCTGTGGCATGGCACTTCTAAACGAACAGAATGTTCCACTTTtgatggcttacattagaggggtgacatgcaatcCACATCCATAAAAGAAGGTGCCgtatcaaaaagcagttacgcccttctgaaatggtGAAGCTGTTGAAGACAAAACGTGCAAATGAAAAGAAATACAAACGGTCGAATAAAAGTAAATtcagaagggacaaaaggtcttacctacatattttaaaagaagaaaaaaatttcaccctgcaaattatgcttgattatttGTTTCCTGTTCCGattttttgtcttttggcctttccatattttggttttctattcttataaTTTAAGATATTTGACACACAGACAtatctttttgtttaatttatgattgcccatatttttgactattgtttttaaagcagatttgctgtattaagagtacgctcttaatatatcggtgctaacatttcaaaaaggcgaaactgcttgctgAAACCAAACCATtatctctccgacgcaatgtacaaccactactggacggtgaaaatgcaattctttccgatagtggttgttggtgtcctgggaaggataagatacgatctacagctatgggagaagatatcgtgttaaagatcagttacgtccttttgaaatgttggtgctgtatgcatgtgaatactatcgccttgactgagagtaatatgaacatctatagatATATGGAATcagaatatacttttaattgaattgttacaccgatgaaatgtttgttttctataggccctaagaacacctaccgtatattgacgtaatgaccaattttgatagaaaatgcactccactaatatttatatggatgcatactaccaaattccaatattattcatgataatttttgttatttatgcctttaattcatgattctgttttgAAATgttgtgttattctatagaaaacacgattttttagaggttaggccctttaaaagggcgtaactcaaaatttcgcccaacgatgattttaaaaatttgcccagaggtgtaggatagataaataaagagaatggcgtttcaggttttgatggtatattttattttataataacggtaaatggagcaccgtgacccgaaaagctagtttttaggccacatttggctttcacgaattttactaatttttgctcaactcctacagcattggcgccaaagaagcaaataaccaaaaaacattggagaatatgatgccgttttgaaaaatccaacttattacgtatattagggtattccagaacaaaatctatcaaaaaatcaactttttaaggtttttctgattacaaatgtgataattacatatgtttccttcaattttattggcacacgttgttcggagaagttgtagcaaacaagtatagctttcaatttctgccggaagaattaagttttgacttgttttagtgtagttatgattttttgaagttcaaaaatagtcgaaaaacacaaaattgatttgatgcacctcttaattttaatggatttggctgaaattttgaccagttacttcttttaggatgccaatcaaaatatgggggtggacttgagaatcagagaacatttttgaaaagctggacaggcctagtacACATCAATATGGTttgcaatgagccattttacgaagtgacaacaatgttgatgatgataaggtaccccggggtaaGTGAGAAtcaggggcaagtgagacctacagctataaattcttttttttgttagttttaaggcaaacattcttcatagaaaacataggtatcacaccaacggatactttgaattcaaaaattattattgttctcaccataaagagaccatacatgttattgttgttcatatgtaattttaaattcactaagtgagattacgtaggataatatttggagtgcttgcaaattattttaagcgaaaaagctgtaatttaattTCATTcattaccttttgttaactgctctatgacctatcccaagtaacaattatacttttgtggcaaccctgaagtaatttctaagatagaataataaaacttagcaataaagctctttgttctgcaaatctgagataaaataggtataaaacatccataagacgaatctggcccactcttcatgagatcttcaaagctgcttttgaagactgctttgaaactagttgtatttatgaacatgcgctgatgattgattataagaacttcatgaaactataacaagaatatcttgaggcatgttgatcttttagctgtctttctcaaaagtgtcaaaaaaaaaaaaataaaataaaaaaaaaataaaaaaaataaaaaaaaaaaaaaaaaaaaaataaaaaaaaaacagtgcacaataaatgaaatcttttacctaagcattatgcagatgcaaacaagttttgtttcatggatgaaataataattaaactgcgaattaattttcatcacattgaaatggctaaaacatttaaattgcctgacagatcattgatgacagggaatcgaaattttccgtgccatacccactttttcgttgatatgccacccaaaacatacgaaaattacaaagcgcctcaaaaataatatcaatcattaatatacaaagacataaatttcctttaaaaacaaaaggctacgccactttttcaattatttctaaacatggctgccgttccaagcgaacaaaactcatgcagccgccatcaattgttattacctttaatccaaaccccctcaaaacaatgatggaaccaaatcaccttgcatgaacgctacagcctttattgaagattgtttttactagttatgatcttaaggcagatttgttcgtcttaaatgaaacttgttcgttttatacaagagtaacagcctttgacaattctgcattaacatgtctaaagggtctaactcgttttgtaaacaaacattgtttctgtcgctgtagggtctatctcgatccacccacgcatctgggggccgttatcggaaagatctatcttcgctctttctgataacggcccccagatgcgtgggtggatcgagatgagccctacagcgacagaaacaatgtttgtttacaaaacgagttagaccctttagacatgttaatgcagaattgtttgtttacgtttttgatgctagaaagttgtctctgtacatttcgcggtgtttcgcgttaagatgtgccaattctattttgtttctctctatttttgctattaataatgaagtgcaacttactacaattacactatttggcatgagcttcagcagagtcacagtaagtacccatttcattttcgattcgcatagctatggcctgtgtgagaaactggttgaaggcgggacgacagcagccagctactagcatttttgattggccgtaaaataattatttcgttgacatgattactttttagcccaagaatggctaaattatcagtgagcaaacatgtttatgtgtttatatttgcatgagaacgcggtttttcaactaatttgtttcattcattatttggattgaaaaatagttcgttgtctttatcattatttcgcatagttcttgatccagagtaatggctctagctcaagaatagaaggcttcaagaagtttttaaaggaggatcaGCCAGataaaatgcacttgaataaacgaagcataaacttttaataaaatatgttgatgttatgtgttgaaaataacttcaaatactccttaaaacttattataagatttaatgctcttgtaaattgagttgttttatgcgcgaatttcaaaattaacttgaagacaacatAAAAAccacaaacgaacgaagattgttttctcttgataaaaacaactataaatgttccatgaattggtcaagctgtgataaagcttccataaaaataatcaaatctaaaaggaattgaaattgttacttgggatgagagTAAACAagcacaatttcatagtttgatctcgctttcttcagcctaagtcgaaatttggAGTCGAAATGGAGTAAAAATCGGTGCCTTCAGTAATTAaccgttgaattatacttaattacatacttctattctgatgatgaagctattgtttaaaatggtaaaaaaagacacggacacgttcaatgcttccagtgagcttttcgctcttt contains the following coding sequences:
- the LOC134287896 gene encoding uncharacterized protein LOC134287896, yielding MKLLVLVLASLIAVCLAEPKPAINEVKSNQPQQKPGRFLSLPVPEKCANRPKEFQYRGHNYFYSAHVPALADKRVDWLDGRNICREYCMDLVSLETQEENNLIFRLIQQNDVPYIWTAGRLCDFKGCENRPDLEPKNVYGWFWSNNREKIPATNKIPNGWGYNPWSKSGHKKIPQPDNAEFDINQTTESCLSVLNNVYNDGIGWHDVACYHEKPVVCEDSEELLNYVAATNPGIRL